In Thermobaculum terrenum ATCC BAA-798, one genomic interval encodes:
- a CDS encoding CPBP family intramembrane glutamic endopeptidase gives MARGGERWLATAEVALLFALVVALAWLMRRWEGINLWQVRTLGYPVLPQLLLLVLLPGLAGVLMGRGFRVPGVSLSRPMPQLDLGLTSLLIFGPAYGVAFPIIILLGSSPQALLGSLILCVTYAVSAPLLWLLLRVYSPQPPLAGSARALLLVVGVMLTSAGVMALAWRFTPLAGAVLYPLAFVGIGEEVFFRGYVQGRLNEIWGRPWCLGKVSFGPGLLAAALLFGLAHPLVAADPSRWAWALWTFAAGLLLGYLRELSGGVLAPIIAHGVPEVVPYVIGAIYS, from the coding sequence ATGGCGAGAGGAGGGGAGAGGTGGTTGGCCACCGCCGAGGTGGCCCTGCTCTTCGCCCTGGTGGTGGCGCTAGCGTGGCTTATGAGGCGCTGGGAGGGGATCAACCTTTGGCAGGTACGCACGCTGGGATATCCGGTACTGCCGCAGCTCCTGCTGCTGGTGCTCCTGCCGGGGTTGGCGGGCGTGCTCATGGGGAGGGGTTTCCGGGTCCCTGGCGTCTCGCTCTCCCGGCCGATGCCTCAGTTGGACCTGGGGCTCACCTCGCTGCTCATCTTTGGCCCAGCCTACGGGGTGGCCTTCCCGATCATCATACTCCTGGGATCATCACCCCAGGCGTTGCTCGGATCGCTGATCCTATGCGTCACGTACGCGGTCAGCGCCCCGCTCCTGTGGCTGCTTCTGAGGGTATACAGTCCCCAGCCTCCGCTGGCAGGGAGCGCTCGGGCCCTGCTGCTCGTGGTCGGCGTCATGCTGACCTCAGCAGGGGTCATGGCGCTGGCGTGGCGCTTCACCCCCCTGGCAGGAGCGGTGCTCTACCCCCTGGCGTTCGTGGGGATCGGCGAGGAGGTGTTCTTCAGGGGCTACGTCCAGGGCAGGTTGAACGAGATCTGGGGCAGGCCCTGGTGCCTGGGGAAGGTCAGCTTTGGCCCGGGGCTGCTCGCCGCCGCGCTGCTGTTTGGGCTAGCTCACCCCCTGGTCGCCGCGGACCCATCGCGATGGGCCTGGGCGCTCTGGACCTTCGCGGCGGGGCTGCTGCTGGGGTACCTGCGCGAGCTCTCCGGCGGAGTGCTCGCGCCCATCATAGCCCACGGCGTGCCCGAGGTAGTGCCCTACGTGATCGGCGCGATCTACTCCTAG
- a CDS encoding LLM class flavin-dependent oxidoreductase, protein MEIGIYTFGERTVDPETGQLISPQERMRRLLEEVELADQVGLDVFGVGEHHRPDYIVSAPAVVLAAAAARTRRIRLTSAVNVLSSDDPVRVFEQFATLDLVSGGRAEIMVGRGSFVESFPLFGYDLRDYDALFEEKLDLLLRLRSSERVTWRGKFRPPLEDLGVYPRPVQDPIPVWVAVGGTPQSAVRAGMLGLPMALGIIGGMPERFAPLVELHRMAARRAGHPTPRLSINSHGFLADSSQAAAEIAFPAFKAQMDRIGRERGWPPMTREQFEFSRSLRGADFVGSPQEVAEKILFQHEIFGHDRFLLQLTVGTLPHRQVLRAIELLGTEVAPVVRRELAGKSPAQPSGVPGEG, encoded by the coding sequence ATGGAGATAGGGATATACACTTTTGGCGAGCGGACCGTTGACCCCGAGACGGGCCAGCTTATATCTCCCCAGGAGCGCATGCGGCGCCTGCTGGAGGAGGTGGAGCTGGCTGACCAGGTGGGTTTGGACGTGTTCGGGGTGGGGGAGCACCATCGGCCGGACTACATCGTCTCCGCGCCCGCGGTGGTGCTGGCGGCCGCGGCGGCCCGCACCCGGCGCATCCGGCTGACCAGCGCCGTGAACGTCCTGAGCTCGGACGATCCGGTGAGGGTGTTCGAGCAGTTCGCGACGCTTGACCTGGTGTCTGGAGGCAGGGCCGAGATCATGGTGGGTAGGGGTTCGTTCGTGGAGTCCTTCCCCCTGTTTGGGTACGACCTGCGGGACTACGATGCCCTGTTTGAGGAGAAGCTGGACCTGCTGCTGCGCCTTCGGAGCTCCGAGAGGGTCACCTGGCGCGGGAAGTTCAGGCCACCCCTGGAGGACCTGGGGGTGTACCCGAGGCCGGTGCAGGATCCTATCCCCGTGTGGGTCGCGGTGGGTGGCACCCCCCAATCGGCCGTGAGGGCGGGCATGCTGGGGCTGCCGATGGCGCTGGGGATCATCGGGGGCATGCCGGAGAGGTTCGCGCCCCTGGTGGAGCTGCACAGGATGGCCGCCAGGCGCGCTGGGCACCCGACGCCCAGGCTCAGCATCAACTCCCACGGCTTCCTGGCGGATAGCTCGCAGGCCGCGGCGGAGATAGCCTTCCCCGCCTTCAAGGCCCAGATGGACCGCATAGGCCGTGAGAGGGGATGGCCGCCGATGACCCGCGAGCAGTTCGAGTTCTCGCGGTCCCTGCGCGGGGCGGACTTCGTGGGGAGCCCCCAGGAGGTGGCCGAGAAGATCCTCTTCCAGCACGAGATCTTCGGGCACGATCGCTTTCTCCTGCAGCTCACGGTGGGCACCCTGCCTCACAGGCAGGTGCTGCGGGCGATCGAGCTGCTGGGCACCGAGGTGGCTCCGGTGGTGCGCCGTGAGCTGGCGGGGAAGAGCCCTGCCCAGCCCTCCGGCGTCCCAGGGGAGGGCTAG